In Streptomyces sp. NBC_00483, a single window of DNA contains:
- a CDS encoding sensor histidine kinase codes for MKRVEAVRRCNRLWWLSMVAMHWSTMVHIAVWTPIPGMLPWAAAGMRRVVDRERGLAAAWSGIAVEATPAPTAGGEKESFGPLARYRWVFGDAQRFREWRWTTMYSFVGGLIACLPGALVLYGLWGLFLAVFGSYLARDAGWDGLWYMFVHVENIPTGLMAGLLGLGVGKVGLWLAPGSVDCHARFVRSTLSPSEQELMAARIAHLSATRTDAVDTSAAELRRIERDLHDGAQARLVAMGMTLDAAEHRLNDDPEAVRALLAEARASSSAALQELRDLVRGIHPPVLADRGLADAVRSLALLSPLAAEVTVDLPARLEAPVESAVYFAVAETVTNAAKHAEAERLWIDITYDAGTGALRVGVIDDGRGGADPARGGGLAGIERRLATFDGVLAVNSPAGGPTQISMEVPCALSSPKTTSC; via the coding sequence ATGAAGCGGGTCGAGGCGGTCAGGCGGTGCAACCGGCTGTGGTGGCTGTCCATGGTGGCGATGCACTGGTCGACGATGGTGCACATCGCGGTGTGGACACCGATCCCGGGCATGCTGCCCTGGGCCGCGGCGGGCATGCGCCGCGTCGTGGACCGCGAGCGGGGCCTCGCGGCCGCGTGGTCGGGCATCGCCGTCGAGGCGACACCCGCGCCGACGGCCGGCGGGGAGAAGGAGAGCTTCGGGCCGCTCGCCCGCTACCGCTGGGTGTTCGGGGACGCCCAGCGGTTCCGCGAGTGGCGCTGGACCACGATGTACTCCTTCGTCGGCGGCCTCATCGCCTGCCTGCCCGGCGCGCTCGTCCTCTACGGACTGTGGGGCCTCTTCCTCGCCGTCTTCGGCTCCTACCTGGCGCGGGACGCCGGCTGGGACGGCCTCTGGTACATGTTCGTCCACGTCGAGAACATCCCGACGGGCCTGATGGCGGGTCTGCTCGGCCTCGGCGTCGGCAAGGTCGGCCTGTGGCTCGCGCCCGGCAGCGTCGACTGCCACGCCCGCTTCGTCCGCTCGACGCTCTCCCCGAGCGAGCAGGAGCTGATGGCGGCCCGCATCGCCCACCTGTCCGCGACCCGCACCGACGCCGTGGACACCTCCGCCGCCGAACTGCGCCGTATCGAGCGGGACCTGCACGACGGGGCGCAGGCCCGCCTCGTCGCGATGGGCATGACGCTGGACGCCGCCGAGCACCGCCTGAACGACGACCCGGAAGCGGTCAGGGCGCTCCTCGCGGAGGCCCGCGCCTCCTCGTCCGCCGCGCTCCAGGAGCTGCGCGACCTGGTCCGCGGCATCCACCCGCCGGTCCTCGCCGACCGTGGACTCGCCGACGCCGTACGGTCGTTGGCACTGCTCAGCCCGCTGGCCGCGGAGGTCACGGTCGACCTGCCGGCCCGCCTGGAGGCCCCGGTCGAATCGGCGGTCTACTTCGCGGTCGCCGAGACCGTGACGAACGCGGCCAAGCACGCGGAGGCCGAGCGCCTGTGGATCGACATCACCTACGACGCGGGGACCGGGGCCCTGCGCGTCGGTGTCATCGACGACGGCCGCGGCGGCGCGGACCCGGCCCGGGGCGGCGGTCTCGCAGGCATCGAGCGGCGGCTCGCCACCTTCGACGGCGTCCTCGCCGTCAACAGTCCGGCCGGTGGCCCGACCCAGATCTCGATGGAGGTGCCGTGCGCGTTGTCGTCGCCGAAGACCACTTCCTGCT
- a CDS encoding FAD-dependent monooxygenase, whose amino-acid sequence MDSTGSSRTTGSVIVVGAGPTGLLLAGDLAAAGVPVTLVERRPQEISNLSRAFAVHARTLEQLDARGLADELETKGQQLQRLRLFGSLVLELGELPSRFNHLLVVPQYEVERLLERRAVDAGVTFAYETEVTGLAQDADGVTLHVRAQGEAKDLRAAYVVGTDGMRSSVRTAVGLPFPGKSVIRSVVLADVRLGEQPDNVLTVNTVGDAFAFIAPFGDGYYRVIAWNRAHDVSDDAPLDLDEIKETARLALGQDYGMHDARWMSRFHSDERQAPKYRVGRVLLAGDAAHVHTPAGGQGMNTGLQDAANLGWKLAAVVGGRATEELLDTYESERHPVGKAVLRSSGGLVRLAMAKRPWTLAARSVLATAVTRARPARTRAVGQITGIGFRYPAPRGSHPLVGRRVPDVALQGGTRLYEALRAGEFVLILPQGSPDKMDGVQVAHWASDRRTALLVRPDGYAAWARDPGKEGGADEGADEGTDGGVKSTDVPEMFAGYSLR is encoded by the coding sequence ATGGACAGCACAGGCTCATCCCGCACCACCGGCTCAGTGATCGTGGTCGGCGCGGGCCCGACCGGACTGCTGCTCGCGGGGGACCTCGCCGCCGCGGGCGTTCCCGTCACCCTCGTCGAGCGGCGCCCCCAGGAGATCAGCAACCTCTCCCGCGCCTTCGCCGTGCACGCCCGCACGCTGGAACAGCTCGACGCGCGGGGGCTCGCCGACGAGCTGGAGACGAAGGGCCAACAGCTGCAACGGCTGCGCCTGTTCGGCAGCCTCGTCCTCGAACTGGGCGAGCTGCCCTCGCGCTTCAACCACCTCCTCGTCGTCCCGCAGTACGAGGTCGAGAGGCTCCTGGAGCGGCGGGCCGTCGACGCCGGGGTCACCTTCGCGTACGAGACCGAGGTGACGGGCCTGGCGCAGGACGCGGACGGCGTCACGCTCCACGTACGCGCGCAGGGGGAGGCGAAGGACCTGCGTGCGGCGTACGTCGTCGGCACCGACGGAATGCGCAGCTCGGTGCGCACCGCGGTGGGCCTTCCGTTCCCGGGCAAGTCCGTCATCCGCTCGGTCGTCCTCGCCGACGTACGGCTCGGCGAACAGCCCGACAACGTCCTCACCGTGAACACGGTCGGCGACGCCTTCGCCTTCATCGCCCCGTTCGGCGACGGCTACTACCGGGTGATCGCCTGGAACCGCGCGCACGACGTGTCGGACGACGCCCCGCTCGACCTCGACGAGATCAAGGAGACCGCCCGGCTCGCCCTCGGCCAGGACTACGGCATGCACGACGCCCGCTGGATGTCCCGCTTCCACAGCGACGAACGGCAGGCGCCGAAGTACCGCGTGGGCCGGGTGCTGCTGGCCGGGGACGCCGCCCACGTGCACACCCCGGCGGGCGGCCAGGGCATGAACACGGGCCTCCAGGACGCGGCGAACCTCGGCTGGAAACTGGCGGCGGTGGTGGGCGGCCGGGCGACCGAAGAGCTCCTCGACACCTACGAGTCGGAGCGCCACCCCGTCGGCAAGGCGGTGCTGCGCAGCAGCGGCGGCCTGGTCCGCCTCGCGATGGCCAAGCGCCCCTGGACGCTCGCGGCCCGCTCGGTCCTCGCCACCGCCGTGACCCGCGCCCGCCCCGCCCGCACCCGCGCGGTCGGCCAGATCACCGGCATCGGCTTCCGCTACCCGGCTCCGAGGGGCTCCCACCCGCTCGTCGGCAGGCGCGTCCCCGACGTCGCGCTTCAGGGCGGGACCCGGCTCTACGAGGCCCTGCGCGCGGGCGAGTTCGTCCTGATCCTGCCCCAGGGGTCGCCGGACAAGATGGACGGCGTCCAGGTCGCCCACTGGGCGAGTGACCGGCGCACCGCGCTCCTCGTGCGGCCCGACGGATACGCGGCGTGGGCCCGCGACCCGGGCAAGGAAGGGGGAGCGGACGAGGGCGCGGATGAAGGAACCGATGGGGGAGTTAAGTCCACCGACGTCCCCGAGATGTTCGCCGGATACTCATTGCGGTAA
- the malQ gene encoding 4-alpha-glucanotransferase — MTQARIAALHGVATSYSPAPGRTVHASDAAVAAALAALGVDVSADPAEPPERLLPPTVVVWADGSVPRWVTGLPEGAELRLRPEGGDRFDPWDPGTATPPGTHRLRVSTPDGRRAEAHLIAAPPTAPAPPPRTHGLLVQLYSLLSTRSWGMGDLADLADLASWSARTHGTGFLQVNPLHAAVPAGPDGGTDPSPYRPSSRRFPDPVHLRIEDIPEYAYVPQHAREAARLREAVLTQGALIDRDAVWALKRTALEAIHEVPLTPGRRASYWDYLAAQGTALEDHATYCALAERYGPDRHTWPAALQDPRSPQTGHARRELMDRVDFHCRLAWLTDGQLAAAQRAAREAGMPIGLVHDLAVGVHPGGADAWAQRDIFAQGISVGAPPDAFNARGQDWGLPPWRPDRLAETGYAAFRDLLRNLMRHAGAIRIDHVMGLFRLWWIPEGLPPTEGCYVHYDAEAMLAVLLLEASRSGTYVIGEDLGTVEPGVRGTLHARGVLGTSVLWFERDWEGDGRPVPAEAWRTDCVATATTHDLPSTAARLSGDDVRLRERLGLSSASGAEAAAEVAEWLALFARMGLFAHGTRDEEEAVRAVHRFLWRTPARMTGVWLPDLVGDRRPQNLPGTWAEYPNWRLPVADAEGRPVTLEELAASPRAHALLGVFAEASAGAEVPLTGPPDARPV; from the coding sequence ATGACGCAGGCCCGGATCGCCGCGCTGCACGGAGTGGCCACCTCCTACTCCCCGGCGCCGGGCCGCACCGTCCACGCCTCGGACGCGGCGGTGGCGGCGGCCCTCGCCGCGCTCGGCGTGGACGTGAGCGCGGATCCCGCCGAGCCGCCCGAGCGGCTGCTGCCGCCGACCGTGGTGGTGTGGGCCGACGGCAGCGTCCCGCGCTGGGTGACGGGCCTGCCCGAAGGGGCCGAGCTGCGGCTGCGGCCGGAGGGCGGGGACCGCTTCGACCCCTGGGACCCCGGCACCGCGACGCCGCCCGGCACGCACCGGCTGCGCGTCAGCACGCCCGACGGGCGCCGCGCCGAAGCCCATCTGATCGCCGCGCCGCCCACAGCGCCGGCCCCGCCGCCGCGCACCCACGGACTGCTCGTCCAGCTCTACTCGCTGCTCTCCACCCGCTCCTGGGGCATGGGCGACCTCGCGGACCTGGCCGACCTGGCGTCCTGGTCGGCCCGCACCCACGGCACCGGATTCCTCCAGGTCAACCCGCTGCACGCGGCGGTCCCCGCCGGGCCCGACGGCGGCACGGACCCGTCCCCGTACCGCCCCTCCTCGCGCCGCTTCCCCGACCCCGTCCACCTGCGGATCGAGGACATACCCGAGTACGCATACGTCCCTCAGCACGCCCGGGAGGCCGCCCGGCTGCGCGAGGCGGTGCTCACCCAGGGCGCGCTGATCGACCGGGACGCGGTGTGGGCGCTGAAGCGGACGGCGCTCGAAGCGATCCACGAGGTGCCGCTCACCCCCGGCAGGCGCGCCTCCTACTGGGACTACCTCGCCGCACAGGGCACGGCCCTGGAGGACCACGCCACGTACTGCGCGCTCGCCGAGCGGTACGGCCCCGACCGGCACACCTGGCCGGCCGCCCTCCAGGACCCGCGCTCGCCGCAGACCGGCCACGCCCGCCGGGAGCTGATGGACCGCGTCGACTTCCACTGCCGGCTCGCCTGGCTCACGGACGGGCAACTCGCCGCCGCCCAGCGTGCGGCGCGCGAGGCGGGCATGCCGATCGGGCTCGTGCACGACCTCGCCGTCGGCGTGCACCCCGGCGGCGCCGACGCGTGGGCGCAGCGCGACATCTTCGCGCAGGGCATCAGCGTGGGCGCGCCCCCGGACGCCTTCAACGCGCGCGGCCAGGACTGGGGCCTGCCGCCGTGGCGCCCCGACCGCCTCGCGGAGACCGGCTACGCCGCCTTCCGCGACCTGCTCCGCAATCTGATGCGGCACGCGGGCGCCATCCGCATCGACCACGTGATGGGCCTGTTCCGGCTCTGGTGGATCCCGGAGGGCCTGCCGCCGACCGAGGGCTGCTACGTCCACTACGACGCCGAGGCCATGCTCGCCGTGCTGCTCCTGGAGGCGTCGCGCTCGGGCACGTACGTCATCGGGGAGGACCTCGGCACCGTCGAGCCGGGCGTGCGCGGGACGCTGCACGCGCGCGGGGTGCTCGGCACGTCCGTGCTGTGGTTCGAGCGCGACTGGGAGGGCGACGGACGCCCCGTCCCCGCCGAGGCCTGGCGCACGGACTGCGTCGCCACCGCCACCACCCACGACCTGCCGTCCACCGCCGCCCGCCTGAGCGGCGACGACGTACGGCTGCGCGAGCGGCTCGGCCTGTCGTCGGCGAGCGGGGCGGAGGCGGCGGCCGAGGTGGCGGAGTGGCTCGCCCTGTTCGCCCGGATGGGCCTGTTCGCGCACGGAACGCGCGACGAGGAGGAGGCGGTGCGTGCGGTCCACCGGTTCCTGTGGCGCACACCCGCCCGGATGACCGGGGTGTGGCTGCCCGACCTGGTGGGCGACCGGCGCCCGCAGAACCTGCCCGGCACCTGGGCCGAGTACCCGAACTGGCGGCTGCCCGTCGCCGACGCCGAGGGCCGGCCCGTCACCCTGGAGGAACTGGCCGCGTCCCCCCGCGCGCACGCCCTGCTCGGCGTGTTCGCGGAGGCGTCCGCGGGAGCCGAAGTGCCCCTTACAGGCCCCCCGGACGCGCGGCCCGTTTAG
- a CDS encoding beta-N-acetylglucosaminidase domain-containing protein produces MQLRRRKRAAALAVAVIAGTLGGATGAVAAPPTPGTTTGDLKSDAKLPAVWPRPQSLKASDDADGVAVPDEVTLLVPPGSDSYAVDALRKALKGAGARDIRQVSAEHDVPRDARLVVRLATESPQARTGAGDYRPDSGKGRAGSLDATLRGLGASARGDLPSGGYRLAVGRAAGTPTVAIEGIGDDGLFHAAQTFRQLIDRRTVAGVVVRDWPGTAVRGLTEGFYGTPWTTEQRLDQLDFMGRTKQNRYLYAPGDDLYRQARWREPYPADQRADFRRLAERARANHVTLGWAVAPGQAMCMSSPDDIKALTRKLDAMWALGVRAFQLQFQDVSYSEWHCASDAREFGSGPDSAAKAQAKVANAVAKHLAARHPGAGPLSLMPTEYYQDGTTEYRTALARDLDDAVEVAWTGVGVVPRTITGGELAGVQGAFGGGHKLLTMDNYPVNDYAQDRIFLGPYMGREPAVASGSAAVLATAMEQPAASRIPLFTTADYAWNPRDYRAQESWQAAIDDLADGEKQTEEALSALAGNDASSVLGADESAYLKPLISAFRKARTTTDADSTKKTAAALRDAFTQMRRTPSALDGTELDSEVRPWADKLGRYGQAGEAAVDMLEAASRDDKAAAWKAARHLSSLRKELAKSSATVGKGVLDPFLTKAEKEFASWSGTDRADASKGAKAELPRARALSTVTVLADPGTSGTVEAHAPGEGWKRIGALTDGGFTELDAHNTRADAVRVTGASSDAVTHVVPWYADSPAASVTLARTETDAEIGGAPQRLTAHLTAQRPGAVRGRLTTKAPHGIKVDLPHQSELPRGTKVDVPVEVTVPADTPAGTYSIPFTFGDETRTLSVRAYPRTAGPDLARSGKASSSADETPDFPAKAANDGKTSTRWSSPVKNGEWWQVELAKPTRLGLVTLHWQDAYAKHYRVQTSPDGRTWRTAATVRDGQGGHESVRMDAKDVRFVRVVGDKRATQYGISLWSVGAYGVADEDE; encoded by the coding sequence GTGCAGCTCCGGCGCAGGAAGAGGGCGGCTGCCCTCGCGGTCGCCGTCATCGCCGGGACGCTGGGCGGGGCCACGGGGGCCGTGGCCGCTCCCCCGACGCCGGGGACGACCACCGGGGACCTGAAGTCGGACGCGAAGCTGCCCGCGGTGTGGCCGCGCCCGCAGTCCCTCAAGGCGTCGGACGACGCGGACGGGGTCGCGGTCCCGGACGAGGTGACGCTCCTGGTGCCGCCGGGCTCCGACTCGTACGCCGTGGACGCGCTGCGCAAGGCACTGAAGGGCGCGGGGGCGCGGGACATCCGGCAGGTCTCCGCCGAGCACGACGTGCCCCGCGACGCGCGGCTCGTGGTGCGGCTCGCCACCGAGTCCCCGCAGGCCAGGACGGGCGCGGGCGACTACCGTCCCGACTCGGGCAAGGGGAGGGCCGGCTCTCTCGACGCGACCCTGCGCGGCCTCGGCGCGAGCGCCCGCGGCGATCTCCCGTCCGGCGGCTACCGGCTCGCCGTGGGCCGCGCGGCGGGGACGCCGACCGTCGCCATCGAGGGCATCGGCGACGACGGCCTGTTCCACGCGGCGCAGACGTTCCGGCAACTGATCGACCGGCGGACCGTCGCGGGGGTTGTCGTACGGGACTGGCCGGGCACGGCCGTACGCGGTCTGACGGAGGGTTTCTACGGCACGCCGTGGACGACGGAGCAGCGCCTGGACCAGCTCGACTTCATGGGCCGCACCAAGCAGAACCGCTACCTGTACGCGCCCGGCGACGACCTGTACCGCCAGGCCCGCTGGCGCGAGCCGTACCCGGCCGACCAGCGCGCCGACTTCCGCAGGCTCGCCGAGCGGGCCCGCGCCAACCACGTGACGCTCGGCTGGGCCGTGGCGCCGGGGCAGGCGATGTGCATGTCGTCGCCGGACGACATCAAGGCGCTCACCCGCAAGCTCGACGCGATGTGGGCGCTCGGGGTGCGGGCCTTCCAGCTCCAGTTCCAGGACGTGTCGTACAGCGAGTGGCACTGCGCGTCGGACGCGCGGGAGTTCGGCTCCGGTCCCGACTCCGCGGCGAAGGCGCAGGCGAAGGTCGCGAACGCGGTGGCGAAGCACCTCGCGGCCCGGCACCCGGGCGCGGGGCCGCTGTCCCTGATGCCGACCGAGTACTACCAGGACGGCACGACGGAGTACCGGACGGCGCTCGCCCGCGATCTGGACGACGCGGTGGAGGTCGCGTGGACGGGCGTCGGCGTGGTGCCGCGCACGATCACCGGCGGCGAACTGGCAGGTGTGCAGGGCGCGTTCGGCGGCGGGCACAAGCTGCTCACGATGGACAACTACCCGGTCAACGACTACGCGCAGGACCGGATATTCCTGGGCCCGTACATGGGCCGGGAGCCCGCCGTGGCCTCCGGTTCCGCGGCGGTCCTCGCCACGGCCATGGAGCAGCCCGCTGCCTCCCGCATCCCGCTGTTCACGACCGCGGACTACGCCTGGAACCCGCGCGACTACCGGGCGCAGGAGTCCTGGCAGGCGGCGATCGACGATCTTGCGGACGGCGAGAAGCAGACCGAGGAGGCGCTCTCCGCCCTCGCGGGCAACGACGCGTCTTCGGTGCTCGGCGCGGACGAGTCGGCCTATCTGAAGCCGCTGATCTCGGCGTTCCGGAAGGCGCGCACGACGACGGACGCGGACAGCACCAAGAAGACGGCGGCGGCCCTGCGCGACGCGTTCACCCAGATGCGCCGCACACCTTCGGCCCTCGACGGCACGGAGCTGGACTCCGAAGTCCGGCCCTGGGCCGACAAGTTGGGCCGCTACGGGCAGGCGGGCGAGGCCGCGGTCGACATGCTGGAGGCCGCAAGCCGCGACGACAAGGCGGCGGCATGGAAGGCGGCACGCCACTTGTCGTCCCTCCGCAAGGAGTTGGCCAAGTCGAGCGCCACGGTCGGCAAGGGAGTGTTGGACCCGTTCCTGACGAAGGCCGAGAAGGAGTTCGCCTCCTGGTCGGGTACGGACCGCGCGGACGCGTCGAAGGGCGCGAAGGCCGAACTCCCGCGCGCCCGCGCCCTGTCCACGGTCACGGTCCTCGCCGACCCCGGCACCTCGGGCACGGTCGAGGCGCACGCCCCCGGCGAGGGCTGGAAGCGGATCGGCGCGCTCACGGACGGCGGCTTCACGGAGCTGGACGCCCACAACACCCGCGCGGACGCGGTACGCGTCACGGGCGCGTCGTCCGACGCGGTGACCCACGTGGTCCCCTGGTACGCGGACTCCCCCGCGGCCTCCGTCACCCTGGCCCGCACCGAGACCGACGCCGAAATCGGCGGCGCACCCCAGCGACTGACGGCCCACCTGACGGCGCAGCGCCCGGGCGCCGTGCGCGGCCGCCTGACGACGAAGGCCCCGCACGGCATCAAGGTCGACCTCCCGCACCAGTCCGAACTCCCGCGCGGCACAAAGGTCGACGTGCCCGTCGAGGTGACAGTTCCCGCGGACACCCCCGCGGGCACGTACTCCATCCCCTTCACCTTCGGCGACGAGACCCGCACCCTCTCGGTCCGCGCCTACCCCCGCACGGCGGGCCCCGACCTGGCCCGCTCCGGCAAGGCCTCCTCCTCCGCGGACGAGACCCCGGACTTCCCGGCGAAGGCCGCCAACGACGGCAAGACGTCGACGCGTTGGTCCTCCCCCGTGAAGAACGGCGAATGGTGGCAGGTCGAACTCGCCAAGCCCACCCGCCTCGGCCTGGTCACCCTCCACTGGCAGGACGCCTACGCCAAGCACTACCGCGTCCAGACCTCCCCCGACGGCCGCACCTGGCGCACGGCGGCAACCGTGCGAGACGGCCAGGGCGGCCACGAGTCGGTCCGCATGGACGCGAAGGACGTGCGGTTCGTCCGGGTCGTGGGCGACAAGAGGGCGACGCAGTACGGGATTTCGTTGTGGAGTGTGGGGGCGTACGGGGTGGCGGACGAGGACGAGTGA
- a CDS encoding PadR family transcriptional regulator, with amino-acid sequence MSTRHVLLGLLASGPRHGYDLKRRHDERFPQARPLAYAQVYTTLQRLVRDGLVEVEGTDSDGGPERTLYRVTADGSRQLLDWTREITPPAPHVTNEIFAKVVVSILVAEQGADPDTHLHEQRAAHMARMRELTALKTDPGADLTTVLSADYALAHLDADLRWMASTAARLATLTAEVTAT; translated from the coding sequence ATGAGCACCCGCCACGTCCTCCTTGGGCTGCTCGCCTCCGGTCCGCGCCACGGCTACGACCTCAAGCGACGCCACGACGAACGTTTCCCGCAGGCCCGCCCGCTCGCGTACGCGCAGGTGTACACGACACTCCAGCGCCTGGTCCGGGACGGCCTTGTGGAGGTCGAGGGCACCGATTCCGACGGTGGCCCGGAGCGCACCCTCTACCGCGTGACGGCCGACGGGTCGCGCCAACTTCTCGACTGGACACGGGAGATCACTCCGCCCGCCCCGCACGTCACCAACGAGATCTTCGCCAAGGTCGTCGTCTCCATCCTCGTCGCGGAGCAGGGCGCCGACCCGGACACCCATCTGCACGAACAGCGCGCCGCCCACATGGCACGCATGCGTGAGCTCACCGCACTGAAGACCGACCCCGGCGCGGACCTCACCACCGTCCTGTCCGCCGACTACGCCCTGGCCCACCTCGACGCCGACCTGCGCTGGATGGCGTCCACGGCGGCCAGGCTCGCCACTTTGACCGCGGAGGTCACTGCAACATGA
- a CDS encoding ABC transporter ATP-binding protein, with translation MSTPSLLSAVGLTKAYGKTPALRGIGIDVRPGEFVAVTGASGSGKSTLLHCLAGIARPDEGTVTYAGEPLHRFDEERLSELRRTEFGVVFQFGQLIPELSALDNVALPLLLAGRPRAAAQAEADAWLERFGVRGQRELRPGAMSGGQTQRVALARALVTEPKVVFADEPTGALDSLATEQVLASLVHATRETHTAVVLVTHEAQVAAYADREVRLLDGATQDTSAPSTAVTR, from the coding sequence ATGAGCACTCCCTCCCTCCTGTCCGCCGTGGGTCTGACCAAGGCGTACGGAAAGACTCCGGCGCTGCGCGGCATCGGCATCGACGTGCGCCCCGGCGAGTTCGTCGCCGTCACGGGCGCCAGCGGCAGCGGAAAGTCGACGCTGCTGCACTGCCTGGCCGGCATCGCCCGCCCCGACGAGGGCACGGTGACGTACGCGGGCGAGCCCCTGCACCGGTTCGACGAGGAGCGGCTGAGCGAGCTGCGCCGCACCGAGTTCGGCGTCGTCTTCCAATTCGGCCAGCTCATCCCGGAGTTGTCGGCCCTGGACAACGTGGCGCTGCCGCTGCTGCTCGCGGGACGACCGCGCGCCGCGGCGCAGGCGGAGGCCGATGCGTGGCTGGAGCGGTTCGGCGTGCGCGGGCAGCGCGAGCTGCGGCCCGGCGCGATGAGCGGCGGACAGACCCAACGGGTGGCCCTGGCAAGGGCGTTGGTGACGGAGCCGAAGGTCGTCTTCGCCGACGAGCCGACCGGCGCGCTCGACTCGCTGGCCACCGAGCAGGTCCTCGCCTCCCTGGTCCACGCGACCCGGGAGACGCACACGGCCGTGGTCCTGGTGACGCACGAGGCGCAGGTCGCGGCGTACGCGGACCGGGAGGTGCGGCTGCTGGACGGAGCGACGCAGGACACGTCCGCGCCGTCGACGGCGGTGACCCGATGA
- a CDS encoding FtsX-like permease family protein: MSVSSDLRLAWLLTRGADRLERRRAVLTALGATAATGFACAAVALASVRGQVQFPYGNGLLDQPGTRRGVVAGLLLLLVPVLGFLGQCARIGAVHRDRRLAGLRLAGAGPKQVRRIAALEAGLACLAGALIGYAGFATAALSVDRAVDPVAWLGAAVVTLAVPVLGVLVSAVALRRVIASPLGHVRREGAGRGPGLLLGLLLPVVLVMLGAGLVLVRGSSGTAASLPLFVVGAVVLSGTGAIWVAGTAARLIGRRFAPRTERPAVLLAAHRLQEDPWSAARSHAAVILVTVVGVGLAGLREVMLDQLAANEAETGVPQDVGYYTYGLNLTATAVLIALLISLAALAVGTAESLSSRRRALAAQVAAGVPRRILTRALLLETALSLTPALVLATLGGTAIHTAYARIAGQSVPWALPLLVPVGVGAACLLATATALPLLHRSTHPSRLRVA; the protein is encoded by the coding sequence ATGAGCGTCTCCTCCGATCTGCGCCTCGCCTGGCTGCTGACCCGCGGCGCGGACCGCCTGGAGCGGCGGCGGGCGGTGCTCACGGCGCTCGGCGCCACGGCGGCGACCGGGTTCGCGTGCGCGGCCGTGGCCCTCGCGAGCGTGCGCGGCCAGGTCCAGTTCCCTTATGGGAACGGCCTGTTGGACCAGCCGGGCACACGGCGGGGCGTCGTCGCCGGGCTGCTCCTGCTCCTCGTCCCGGTGCTCGGCTTCCTCGGGCAGTGCGCCCGGATCGGCGCGGTCCACCGCGACCGGCGGCTCGCCGGGCTGCGGCTCGCCGGGGCGGGCCCGAAGCAAGTGCGGCGGATCGCGGCGTTGGAGGCCGGGCTCGCGTGCCTGGCGGGGGCGCTCATCGGATACGCGGGGTTCGCGACGGCCGCGCTGAGCGTGGACCGGGCGGTGGACCCCGTCGCATGGCTGGGTGCCGCCGTCGTGACGCTCGCGGTGCCGGTGCTCGGCGTCCTGGTGAGCGCGGTGGCGCTGCGCCGGGTCATCGCCTCGCCGCTGGGGCACGTGCGGCGGGAGGGGGCGGGGCGCGGTCCCGGGCTCCTCCTCGGGCTTCTGCTGCCCGTCGTCCTCGTCATGCTCGGCGCGGGCCTGGTCCTCGTCCGCGGCAGCTCCGGTACGGCCGCGTCCCTGCCGCTGTTCGTGGTCGGCGCCGTGGTGCTGAGCGGGACGGGCGCCATCTGGGTCGCGGGGACGGCCGCCCGGCTCATCGGGCGGCGGTTCGCTCCGCGCACCGAACGTCCCGCTGTGCTGCTGGCCGCGCACCGACTGCAGGAGGACCCTTGGTCGGCGGCCCGCAGCCACGCGGCCGTCATCCTGGTCACCGTCGTCGGGGTCGGCCTGGCCGGGCTCCGTGAGGTGATGCTCGACCAACTGGCGGCGAACGAGGCCGAGACCGGCGTGCCGCAGGACGTCGGCTACTACACGTACGGCCTGAACCTCACCGCCACCGCGGTGCTGATCGCCCTGCTGATCAGCCTGGCGGCGCTCGCGGTCGGCACCGCCGAGTCACTGTCCTCGCGGCGCCGAGCACTCGCCGCGCAGGTCGCGGCCGGGGTGCCGCGCCGGATCCTGACGCGGGCGCTGCTCCTTGAGACGGCCCTGTCGCTGACCCCGGCCCTCGTCCTCGCGACACTCGGCGGCACGGCGATCCACACGGCGTACGCGAGGATCGCGGGGCAGTCCGTCCCCTGGGCGCTGCCACTCCTCGTCCCGGTGGGCGTCGGCGCGGCCTGCCTGCTGGCCACCGCCACGGCGCTGCCGCTGCTGCACCGCTCGACACACCCGTCGCGGCTCAGGGTGGCGTGA